A window of the Triplophysa rosa linkage group LG23, Trosa_1v2, whole genome shotgun sequence genome harbors these coding sequences:
- the prlh2 gene encoding prolactin releasing hormone 2, with product MLPDALAQPVTKCLIASRLGGVAFLVLLILSATATAHGTTVEHDLHIVHNVDNRSPEIDPFWYVGRGVRPIGRFGKRLSGSGLQPVVKSLELLLNTLRNKENLRSALAQDDSDWLP from the exons ATGCTGCCTGACGCGTTAGCCCAGCCGGTAACAAAGTGCCTGATTGCGTCGCGTTTGGGGGGCGTCGCGTTCCTGGTGCTGCTCATCCTGTCCGCCACTGCGACCGCACACGGCACCACAGTAGAGCACGACCTCCACATCGTCCACAACGTCGATAACAGAA GTCCAGAGATTGACCCGTTCTGGTACGTGGGGCGTGGTGTGAGACCCATCGGGCGGTTTGGGAAGAGACTGAGTGGAAGCGGTCTACAGCCTGTGGTTAAGTCTCTGGAGCTTCTGTTAAACACTCTCAGGAATAAAGAGAACTTGCGTAGTGCGCTGGCACAGGATGATTCAGACTGGTTACCTTAA
- the LOC130547067 gene encoding alpha-2-macroglobulin-like protein 1, which yields MRALVTLLTLLLLQYDSTCGATDPTYLVAVTSQAVSGTTETLCAHIHEPSTTLSLVVTLSSDNAFVSTILKENSIRSNFYKCVPFQVPVVLVDTVATVYVKIEGASTPLSKKTQILIKPPMKLIFIQTDKPIYKPGETVKFRIVSLDFNFLTRNQKFQTVELQDPKSNRIGQWTNRTTRDGILDLFHRMTPQAAEGNYVITAWDEKNQQTTQYFEIKGYVLPKFEVNVNLPPVLTPTNKEFILNICARYTYGKGVQGSVTAEVCGTSYSYNWYRQSTPKTCRTYVIKTDKTGCASQVINLSEYGMSPGGYFQINYKVEEDGTGITVEGSAGVSYSSDVITVSFVDAADVYKPGIAYGGKVLVTDVYNKPLKGQTVYLFVNYDFISVNMTLTTDSNGTAYFSLDTTVWLSQPAYLQARHIEDKLQNGFWPAAISYNGGSLSLRPFYSKSKSFLKLILTLNPLSCAIDANVEASYIIQGSALKKGQKTLDVFYMVFSKGSMAQNGRVSVNVQFEMENKGKLSFTLKKTTALSPFAQVIVYTLLPNGETVADSWNYPIEQCLPNKVSLTFSSSMAMPKDTTTLNLKAQPGSLCSIRSIDQSVLLLKPEAQLNAAFVFGMLPVQMLGDYPYQVSEYNEDPCIPRDEHPIDPPVLVRDPIGPPMLARARPSLIYYPNRNGNDAYSTFKGIGVKIATNSDVKEPVYCYDYRRPAMDAQPNVRNEMMAFGPPVEKTVQNLIRKSFPETWIWDLVPVGRSGSVPLTKTVPDTITKWATDAFCTSSVGFGVAPSTALTAFLPFFVSLTLPYSVIRGEELTLKATVFNYLSKCIMVKVTLENSDKFSALPCNGCSYTQCLCAEEGKTFEWTVTASVLGAVKVTVRAETVKTQERCGNEVVTVPEGRRVDTVVQSFLVEAEGVKQIITQNELICLTGNQVNTNVSLKLPEVVVKDSEKSFVTVLGDLISHALKNIADLLRMPYGCGEQNMLNFAPNIYILQYLESSGLLTPDILARAKTYLETGYQTQLNYKHDDGSYSAFGNSDPSGHSWLTAYVMKIFRGAKKYVFVDETNIDQAKNWLGQHQQGDGCFITVGILYHNDMKGGVSDDVTLTAYIVAALLELGMTTTDPMVTQGLVCLKEASSNLDNTYFIALAAYTFTLAGDQEMRQMLISNLDNRVKRDGVGRYWTQTNGQLTGSLDVEMTSYVLLALLSGPTLPSFELDYSATIVHWLAKKQNAFGGFSSSQDTVVALHALAKYSAATYSPTGTVVVNVTSPSNQKYNFIVNQSNRLLYQERQLQPPTGNFTLATRGQGCVFVQFALHYNVLPSNSLAFSILTDATSTCERKRFYSVELAFTVRYNGPREETNMVIIDVKLLSGFVLDSSSLQALQQDSRIKLVEQNEGHVMLYLDGMKKEEKSFTVTLLQNVVVKNLKPAVVTVYDYYKTSEGAVKQYTSPCVK from the exons ATGCGGGCGCTGGTTACACTGCTGACACTACTGCTGCTACAATATGATTCAACATGTGGAGCGACTGACCC CACATACCTGGTGGCAGTCACTTCTCAGGCAGTGAGTGGCACAACCGAGACTCTGTGTGCTCATATCCATGAGCCCAGTACAACCCTTTCTTTAGTGGTAACCTTGAGCTCAGATAATGCATTTGTGTCCACCATTCTTAAAGAGAACTCCATTAGAAGTAATTTCTACAAGTGTGTGCCTTTCCAG GTCCCTGTAGTGCTTGTAGACACTGTGGCAACTGTCTATGTTAAAATTGAAGGAGCTTCAACACCGCTCAGCAAAAAAACTCAGATTCTCATAAAGCCTCCAATGAAGCTCATTTTCATCCAAACAGACAAGCCAATCTACAAGCCAGGAGAAACCG TGAAATTTCGCATAGTCTCTTTGGATTTCAATTTCTTGACTCGCAATCAGAAG TTTCAAACAGTAGAACTCCAG GATCCTAAATCGAATCGCATTGGTCAGTGGACGAATCGGACCACCAGGGATGGCATTTTAGATCTGTTCCACCGCATGACACCTCAGGCTGCTGAGGGCAACTACGTCATCACTGCATGGGATGAGAAGAACcaacaaacaacacaatactttGAAATTAAAGGATATG TTCTGCCTAAATTTGAAGTCAACGTGAATCTTCCCCCTGTTTTAACTCCCACGAACAAAGAGTTCATACTAAACATTTGTGCTCG atACACGTATGGGAAGGGCGTGCAGGGGTCTGTGACTGCTGAAGTGTGTGGAACAAGCTATAGTTATAACTGGTATCGCCAAAGCACACCTAAAACATGCAGAACTTATGTCATAAAG ACCGACAAGACCGGCTGTGCTTCACAAGTAATAAATTTGAGTGAATATGGCATGAGTCCAGGAGGATATTTCCAAATCAATTACAAAGTAGAAGAGGATGGAACAG GGATTACTGTAGAGGGTTCAGCTGGAGTTTCTTATAGCAGTGACGTTATCACAGTTTCCTTTGTTGATGCAGCAGATGTATACAAACCTGGGATTGCCTATGGGGGAAAG GTTCTGGTCACTGATGTATACAACAAACCACTGAAAGGTCAAACAGTGTATCTCTTTGTAAACTATGATTTCATAAGTGTGAATATGACGCTTACAACAGACAGCAACGGCACAGCTTACTTCTCTTTAGACACAACCGTTTGGTTAAGTCAACCTGCTTATTTACAG GCTCGCCACATTGAGGATAAACTCCAGAATGGTTTCTGGCCTGCAGCAATATCTTATAATGGAGGCAGTCTCTCGTTAAGGCCGTTCTACTCCAAAAGCAAAAGTTTTCTAAAGTTAATTTTGACTCTAAACCCGTTGAGTTGTGCGATTGATGCAAATGTTGAGGCCAGTTACATCATTCAGGGCAGTGCACTGAAAAAGGGACAGAAAACACTGGATGTCTTCTACATG GTCTTCTCGAAAGGCAGTATGGCTCAAAATGGCCGTGTCTCTGTCAACGTGCAGTTTGAAATGg AAAACAAAGGCAAATTGTCATTCACATTAAAAAAGACCACAGCCCTGTCTCCATTTGCCCAGGTGATTGTGTACACACTTCTTCCCAACGGAGAAACCGTAGCAGACAGTTGGAACTACCCCATTGAACAATGCTTGCCAAACAAG GTGTCCTTAACTTTCTCATCTTCCATGGCTATGCCTAAAGACACAACGACTCTAAACCTGAAAGCCCAGCCTGGTTCCCTTTGCTCCATCAGGTCCATTGATCAGAGCGTACTGCTTTTAAAACCAGAGGCTCAACTCAACGCTGCCTTT GTTTTTGGAATGTTACCAGTCCAAATGTTGGGGGATTACCCATACCAAGTCTCGGAATATAATGAAGATCCCTGTATACCTAGAGACGAGCATCCAATTGACCCCCCAGTGCTGGTGAGGGATCCAATTGGCCCCCCAATGCTGGCGAGGGCAAGACCTTCACTCATTTATTACCCTAATCGCAATGGAAACGATGCATACAGTACCTTTAAA GGAATTGGAGTCAAAATTGCTACCAACTCTGATGTGAAAGAACCTGTTTACTGTTATGACTATAGGAGGCCAGCGATGG ATGCTCAACCCAATGTAAGAAATGAAATGATGGCGTTTGGTCCGCCTGTGGAAAAAACTGTTCAAAATCTAATCCGCAAGTCCTTTCCGGAAACTTGGATATGGGATCTTGTGCCTGTGGG GAGGTCTGGATCCGTTCCTCTTACGAAGACTGTTCCTGACACCATCACTAAATGGGCCACAGATGCTTTCTGCACATCTTCTGTTGGTTTTGGAGTGGCACCCAGCACTGCTCTCACTGCCTTTCTGCCGTTCTTTGTCAGCCTCACGCTCCCCTACTCTGTTATCCGTGGAGaagagctcacactcaaagccACTGTATTCAACTACCTCTCCAAATGTATTATG GTGAAGGTCACATTGGAAAATTCAGATAAGTTCTCAGCTCTGCCTTGTAATGGCTGCAGTTACACTCAATGTCTTTGTGCAGAAGAGGGCAAAACCTTTGAGTGGACGGTTACAGCATCTGTTCTGG GAGCGGTGAAGGTTACGGTGAGAGCTGAGACCGTGAAGACTCAGGAACGTTGTGGGAATGAGGTGGTGACCGTGCCAGAAGGACGCCGTGTTGACACCGTGGTGCAGTCGTTTCTGGTCGAG GCGGAGGGAGTTAAACAGATAATCACTCAGAATGAACTCATCTGTTTAACAG GCAACCAAGTGAACACAAATGTCTCTCTTAAACTCCCTGAAGTTGTTGTCAAGGATTCTGAAAAAAGCTTTGTCACTGTACTGG GTGATCTGATCAGTCATGCTTTAAAAAACATCGCTGATCTGTTGCGTATGCCTTACGGCTGTGGTGAGCAGAACATGCTGAACTTTGCACCCAATATTTACATCCTTCAGTACTTGGAGAGCAGTGGACTGCTCACGCCTGACATTTTGGCACGAGCTAAAACCTATCTGGAGACTG GCTACCAAACACAGCTGAATTACAAACATGATGATGGATCTTACAGCGCTTTTGGCAACAGTGATCCTTCTGGGCACTCCTG GTTAACTGCATATGTGATGAAGATTTTCAGAGGGGCAAAGAAGTATGTGTTTGTAGATGAAACGAACATCGATCAGGCAAAGAATTGGTTGGGTCAGCACCAGCAGGGCGATGGGTGCTTTATAACAGTGGGCATCCTTTACCACAACGACATGAAG GGAGGTGTTAGTGATGATGTCACTCTCACCGCATACATCGTTGCAGCTTTGCTGGAACTGGGCATGACAACAACC GATCCCATGGTGACGCAAGGCCTTGTTTGTCTGAAGGAAGCTTCCAGCAACCTTGACAACACCTACTTCATTGCCCTGGCCGCCTACACATTCACTCTGGCTGGAGACCAAGAGATGAGACAGATGCTCATCTCCAACTTGGACAATCGAGTCAAGAGAGATG GGGTTGGGCGATATTGGACTCAGACAAATGGGCAACTGACAGGCTCTTTAGATGTAGAGATGACTTCATACGTGTTGTTGGCGCTTCTCTCTGGACCAACACTGCCATCATTTGAGCTGGACTATTCTGCTACCATAGTGCACTGGCTGGCCAAGAAGCAAAATGCCTTTGGAGGTTTCTCCTCTTCTCAG GACACTGTGGTGGCCCTCCACGCACTCGCTAAATACAGTGCTGCCACCTACAGTCCAACAGGAACCGTTGTTGTCAATGTGACCTCCCCCTCAAACCAGAAATACAACTTCATCGTCAACCAGAGTAACCGACTGCTTTACCAGGAGAGACAGCTGCAGCCGCCTACAGGAAACTTCACACTCGCTACACGAGGCCAgggctgtgtgtttgtgcag tttgcCTTGCACTACAATGTCCTGCCCTCTAACTCCTTGGCCTTCAGCATCTTAACTGATGCAACTTCAACTTGTGAAAGGAAACGGTTTTATTCTGTTGAATTAGCTTTTACTGTCAG ATATAATGGTCCACGAGAAGAGACAAACATGGTGATCATTGATGTGAAGCTGTTGTCTGGGTTTGTGCTGGATTCTTCGTCTCTACAAGCT CTTCAGCAGGATTCCAGAATCAAACTTGTGGAGCAGAATGAAGGACATGTCATGTTGTATTTAGATGGG ATGAAAAAGGAGGAGAAATCCTTCACCGTGACGCTTTTACAGAACGTAGTAGTGAAGAACCTGAAACCAGCTGTGGTCACTGTCTACGATTACTACAAGACTA
- the zfand1 gene encoding AN1-type zinc finger protein 1 isoform X2 codes for MSVQFNNSVEHRARDTHCCPEVPVKREISGSGGSKSHPCSFEDCKARELLPVICPHCEKHFCLGHRHQDDHKCEKLETPKPRMAATQELVQKIVDSKKNAPASKGRKGAKNAATAAKVALMKLKMHASGDKGLPQTERTYFQVFLPKEAKDLSLPMFFSSKWSSGKVVDFAASQAGLKNNNNVLTAKKLRLCHPETGEAFKMDACLQSLLSHAEHPLHNGGNVILEYLDNESSRLDDITDYIPSV; via the exons ATGTCAGTACAATTTAACAACTC TGTAGAACACAGAGCCAGAGACACCCACTGCTGTCCCGAG GTGCCGGTGAAAAGAGAGATCTCTGGGTCTGGAGGAAGCAAATCACATCCATGCAGCTTTGAGGATTGCAAAGCAAGAGAGCTACTTCCTGTTATCTGCCCACACTGTGAAAAACACTTCTGCCTTGG GCATCGTCATCAAGATGACCATAAGTGTGAGAAGCTGGAGACACCAAAGCCTCGCATGGCTGCAACACAGGAGCTGGTGCAGAAGATAGTGG ACTCAAAAAAAAATGCACCAGCAAGTAAAGGCAGAAAAGGAGCGAAAAACGCTGCAACGGCCGCAAAAGTTGCATTGATGAAGCTTAAGATGCATGCCTCAGGAGATAAAGGCCTACCACAG ACAGAAAGGACCTATTTCCAGGTGTTTCTGCCCAAAGAGGCTAAAGACTTAAGCTTGCCAATGTTCTTCAGTTCCAAATGGAGTTCCGGCAAAGTGGTGGATTTCGCTGCATCTCAGGCCGGTCTGAAGAACAACAATAATGTACTCACAGCTAAG AAACTTCGTCTTTGTCACCCTGAGACGGGCGAAGCTTTTAAGATGGACGCATGCCTCCAATCACTTCTGTCTCATGCCGAACATCCTCTGCACAATGGCGGCAACGTCATTCTGGAGTATTTGGACAATGAGAGCTCTAGACTCGATGACATCACAGACTATATTCCATCTGTATGA
- the zfand1 gene encoding AN1-type zinc finger protein 1 isoform X1 → MAELDVGKQCDIESCKQKDFLPFVCSSCSGVFCVEHRARDTHCCPEVPVKREISGSGGSKSHPCSFEDCKARELLPVICPHCEKHFCLGHRHQDDHKCEKLETPKPRMAATQELVQKIVDSKKNAPASKGRKGAKNAATAAKVALMKLKMHASGDKGLPQTERTYFQVFLPKEAKDLSLPMFFSSKWSSGKVVDFAASQAGLKNNNNVLTAKKLRLCHPETGEAFKMDACLQSLLSHAEHPLHNGGNVILEYLDNESSRLDDITDYIPSV, encoded by the exons ATGGCTGAACTGGATGTTGGAAAACAATGCGATAttgaatcatgcaaacaaaaAG ATTTTCTACCCTTCGTATGTAGCAGCTGTTCTGGAGTATTTTG TGTAGAACACAGAGCCAGAGACACCCACTGCTGTCCCGAG GTGCCGGTGAAAAGAGAGATCTCTGGGTCTGGAGGAAGCAAATCACATCCATGCAGCTTTGAGGATTGCAAAGCAAGAGAGCTACTTCCTGTTATCTGCCCACACTGTGAAAAACACTTCTGCCTTGG GCATCGTCATCAAGATGACCATAAGTGTGAGAAGCTGGAGACACCAAAGCCTCGCATGGCTGCAACACAGGAGCTGGTGCAGAAGATAGTGG ACTCAAAAAAAAATGCACCAGCAAGTAAAGGCAGAAAAGGAGCGAAAAACGCTGCAACGGCCGCAAAAGTTGCATTGATGAAGCTTAAGATGCATGCCTCAGGAGATAAAGGCCTACCACAG ACAGAAAGGACCTATTTCCAGGTGTTTCTGCCCAAAGAGGCTAAAGACTTAAGCTTGCCAATGTTCTTCAGTTCCAAATGGAGTTCCGGCAAAGTGGTGGATTTCGCTGCATCTCAGGCCGGTCTGAAGAACAACAATAATGTACTCACAGCTAAG AAACTTCGTCTTTGTCACCCTGAGACGGGCGAAGCTTTTAAGATGGACGCATGCCTCCAATCACTTCTGTCTCATGCCGAACATCCTCTGCACAATGGCGGCAACGTCATTCTGGAGTATTTGGACAATGAGAGCTCTAGACTCGATGACATCACAGACTATATTCCATCTGTATGA